A window of the Candidatus Liberibacter solanacearum CLso-ZC1 genome harbors these coding sequences:
- a CDS encoding tail fiber domain-containing protein codes for MPRIKEVYIIPSGSKAYPNSNISSSAYNNLLEDLALDNNQPRPICAGGTGAANASQARINLGMDDANNLTKGKIIATLLPFYPIQQGGGKGQLDNKIYLGWNGKNLLLQVDQQLQGVVWTSQLAPLALQSLVSHAEKANHIVYTADSNKYASTPLSSFVRELFACKNNEELHKAIFKNGAKFYNNTNKIAEFMNDGDIFCHPRNKTMWQGIDSAQYTANLAIDLIPKQYIKKTTVLNMERSQGYIHFDTDMGAVGCNYFISDERLKEIHGKSSASSLDLIEKFKFIDFSYLPSSGMDSSLRYPIGFSANNLQEINDILVDKIGDYLSPNPSVILPYLCKAIQELSAEVKELRRRIHQQKD; via the coding sequence ATGCCTCGTATCAAAGAAGTTTATATTATTCCATCGGGATCCAAAGCTTATCCTAACAGTAATATTAGTAGTAGCGCCTATAATAATTTACTAGAAGATTTGGCATTAGATAATAATCAACCTCGTCCTATTTGTGCTGGAGGAACGGGAGCTGCCAATGCTTCTCAAGCGCGTATTAATTTAGGCATGGATGATGCAAACAATCTTACAAAGGGTAAAATTATTGCAACTTTATTGCCTTTTTATCCTATTCAACAGGGAGGGGGGAAAGGACAACTAGATAATAAAATCTATTTGGGATGGAATGGAAAGAATCTTTTGTTACAGGTTGATCAGCAACTACAAGGAGTAGTTTGGACATCTCAATTAGCTCCTCTTGCTTTGCAAAGTTTAGTCTCTCATGCTGAGAAAGCAAATCATATTGTGTATACGGCTGATTCCAATAAATATGCCTCTACTCCTCTTTCTTCCTTTGTAAGAGAATTGTTTGCCTGTAAAAATAATGAAGAATTGCATAAGGCTATTTTTAAAAATGGGGCAAAATTTTATAATAATACCAATAAAATTGCCGAATTTATGAATGATGGGGATATCTTTTGCCATCCACGCAATAAAACGATGTGGCAAGGAATTGATTCAGCTCAATATACAGCTAATCTTGCGATAGATTTAATACCTAAACAATATATCAAAAAAACTACCGTCTTAAATATGGAGCGCTCTCAGGGATATATTCATTTTGATACAGATATGGGTGCAGTAGGATGTAACTATTTTATCTCTGACGAACGCTTAAAAGAGATTCATGGGAAATCATCTGCTTCTTCCCTAGATCTTATTGAGAAGTTTAAATTTATTGATTTTAGCTATCTTCCTTCCAGTGGGATGGATTCTTCGTTGCGATATCCTATTGGCTTTTCAGCAAATAATTTACAAGAAATCAACGATATATTAGTTGATAAAATCGGGGATTATTTATCGCCTAATCCTTCTGTGATTCTGCCTTATCTTTGCAAGGCGATACAAGAACTTTCTGCGGAAGTGAAGGAATTACGTCGTCGTATTCATCAACAAAAAGATTAG